The segment ATGGTTTTGGCAGGTGAATGTTCCCTGCAGCTGCTTGTTTGAAACTGTGACAGTTCGATGTGGGCAGTGCACCAATCTGTGTTCAATAAACATGGCAGCTTCCTTTCAATCCAGAGCTGGAAAAGAGATCCAGGTGATGACCATAAttttgttttaaagaaaatattttacccttttttttctatctttttttttcttggagATCTAGCTAGGGTTTCTGGGATTTTGTCTATTTCTAAGAAAAAATCCAGTAAATTTTCGTGGGGCTTGAAATCTAGGGTTTTAAGCCTCATTTCTTCAAACCTATTTGATATTGAAAGCATCTTTTTTTCCCCATAACCCTAGGAGCTAATCAAATTACCTGCAAATTTAAAACGTAATTCTTGAAAGCTTTGTTAAAAGCCAGTATATGGTTGGTTATTTAGGGCAAATTGAGTGGCAAATTTAAAACGTAATTCTTGAAAGCTTTGTTAAAAGCCAGTATATGGTTGGTTATTTAGGGCAAATTGAGTGTTTTTAGAGATTtttttcacatttaattttcattGAGCCGCAATTTGTAAAAGATTTAACCTTGATTTTGATTGACATGAATTTTAGGGTTTATAGGCTTTCAGTCACTATTCACTCTTTTTCTTAAATTTTGTCTTCTACTACACTAAATTTCAAAGCCTTAATTCTATTAGATCCCAAGaagcttttttctttttttttttttctaaaaaaaaaaaggcatcttcttttattttattgatGTAGTCACTTCAATTTTGTTTTTTCCCTTTGTTTTGCTTCTTCCTTTTCCTCATTTTATGGGGTAAATAGATATAAACACAGCTTTAAGAAAAGTCTTTGGGAATAGTAAAGTAAATTTATAATGCCAACTTCAAATCCATTAATAGTATTTATACTTTAAATAGTTATTTTGTTTATACATCTATATGTATTATCTAGTCCGTGAGTTTAGATATTACAACATTTTACCAATAGAAATTGAAATATCTTGTTATGTAAAGACAGGTTTGtccacattttacaaataaaaccAAGAAATAAATCATATTGTGATTCTAAAACCTCACTAAATGAGCATAAGAATACCCATAATCTTTTTAATTTTCAACTACTTCCACATCTAGCTACAATGatgataaaatgataaaaatctcTTTTTTACATTTGATGTTCGGAGTTCATTAGGATTTAGTTACTAAGCTAGCTCAATAATGTGTTGTTATGGTCTCAAGTTATAGATCGTGTCACTTAATTACCGAAAGGAAATCATTTACCTTAAATTTGTTACTTCTTATTAAATAGAAGTTACGTTGGTTTATTTGTTTGaataaaaatactttaaaaaaaaaaaacaagacttTAAATAAAGAAAGACTGCTAATACCAGAAATAAGCTAACATCTCTCTCAAGAAGTAATAATTAAGGTCTTCAATGCCAGGATATAGAGTTCATTGATGGATGTTTGGTGTAATGAAAAATGTTTTAGGTGCCTAACTACACATCATCGGAGTATAGAATTGAGTTAGGGTCTTCTTCTTCCAAAGGCAAGAACAAGTTACCAAAACGACCAACAATTATGAATACTACCACACAAGAAAGGGTTGTTAACCGACGTGAGTAGCCAATCTTTACCCTACattttttgttattattcttttttatatactaaatttttatggactgtctatttttccttttctttttcagcTCCTGACAAGAGGCATAGGGCACCTTCATTGTACAATCAGTTCATCAAGTAATTCTAAACATAGTTACTGTACTTtgattattataactatttttcatggatttttttaatgttttgagaGCAATAATAATGGGGTTTTCTTTTTATATAGAGAGGAGATTCAAAGGATCAAGCTGAACAATCCTGATATCAGTCATAGGGAGGCATTTAGCACTGCTGCCAAAAATGTAAGTCTAACACAGTCATTTCACCATCAAAATCTTTTAAAGCAATGATCAAAtgaatctcacattcattcaatcaaATAATATGAACCATTCATGGActttgtttatgttgttatatggGGTCCTCGACTAATATAGTGGGCACGCTTCCCTCACATTCATTTTGGACTGATGTTGGAGACTGGAACTCAACCTAAGCTGAATGATGTAAGTAATGATTTCATTTTCAAAGTATATAATTATGTTTTCAACTTCACTTTTTTTCTTGTTGATGCATGAAAGGGATTGATCTTATATCTTTTAGAGAAAGGGGAGGGAAGGGCTCAATTCTATGCCTATTGTAGTAAAGTTTTCTTTAGTGTTGCCTGCTTTGTTTACCAGTATTTCCTTTGGTATTCCATTATGGGAATGGAATTTCATCCTATGTTACTCGAACTTTTTGTTTTGAAGTATTCAAAACAAAAATGTGGGAATATGATCTTCCAAATAcatgaaatttattttttttaaaaatgctaTTCATACCGATGTGAATGCATAATTGTATCTGACACTCACATTTAAAGTCCGAATAATCAATTTTCTTACATTTCCTTGCCATATAAGCTAGCTTATTTTGTTCTCTTTAGATTCTTGATTAAACTGTGTTCCCCCCTAGTTTTGAATTATTTAATGAGctttaatactatattaaatTAGATATAATAAAGGCATAATGATTTTTGATCTTCTAACTTTATAAAGAAAATCATTTTAAgcctttatttaatttttagtccttaaatttgtttttttttgtcaaatcatcaaaaatggatgaaaaagttAATATTTGTTAACTTTATTGACGTGACATACAGATGGATTACATGTcgtcatttaattaatttttaaaattttaaaatattaaaaatgtcttttttataatttaatggttttcaatttttaaaaaaatatttttaaaaaatttaaaattttagaaaattaattaattgttgacgTGTCATTTACATGGCAATTAATATATATGTCAcatcaataaaattaacaaaaataacttttccatccattttaggtgatttgacaaaaaaataagTTTAAGGGCTAAAAATCTGATAAGTTAAAAGGAGAAGGGCTAAAATGATTGTTTTCATAAAGTTAGAAAGctaaataaatcattatgccTATAATAAATTATTCTAAATTATACTTTCCAAGTAATGCTTTAACTATTTTCTAATGTCAACAAAATTGTTGTTTAGAAGATGAGCATGAGCTACCTCAAGATTGTGTTGATTGACCATTTTTGCTCTTTTTCTTCAATGATTCTGTGCAGGACTCGACTGAGCATTTCCAGCAGCTCCTTAAGTGAAAATGGATATTCATTTTCGACCatcctgatatatatatatatatatatatgtatgtgtgttGTTTGAAGCGAAAGGCTTTCACTATTAGAAGACTGAATGAACTTAAATTTGTTTGTCTAAATAGGGTTTGAATAGCTTACTTTTATTCACCAgttattttatttatgtaatgGTTGAAGTTATTAAGTATTGACTTTAAAAAGCAAAATGAAATCAACCTTTCGCTAcgttattttttttttggtacatAAAAAAAGAGTAATTAACTACTATAATCTAACTTCCCCTAACACAAGCATAAGCTTTGCAGTAAGGGAAGATTGGACATACGAGAAGCTAATTTACGATAACTAGATCTATTTATAGGATGAGTCATTCGTTTATATATGAAAACCCGCTCGAAAATGGGAGGGCTTCATAAAATTATTGAAGCCCTAAAAATgagtttgagtaaaatttaagGCCTGTTTTCTAAATGAGTTAGACATTGAGTAAGATTTTTTAACTCAAGTCTGGTCCAacctaaatatattatttaatggtACTTCAGTTTTttcatttataaaaaaaataaaaatatgcatattgTGGGATTCAAACCTACGTTGATTATATcagtaaaatatttaatttatcactcaactaaaatattattttaatattttgacatatattttttattttattatgcacacTCTTTTACctctattaattttatatatctatctatactattatttaagtatTTTACTAAGTTGGTGTCACCCTCAACCGGCTACCAACTCAattgttaaattaaaaaatgcCCTCccataattaaattatgttatatattattCGAGGTTATTTTAGTCTTTTTGAATCTACTTTGATTGTATCAATAAAACCTTTAATTTACAACTCAACTAAAggattattttcatatttttatacaattttattttgttatgcaAACTATATTACCTCCATTATTTATATATCTATCTATACttctatattatttattaagcATCTAAATGAGTTGGTGTCACCCTCAACCGGGTCACCAGCACGGTCAAAAAATTATTGAAACGTCCGGACatacttaaaaaaaaaagttatattaTTCAAGGTATTTTAGTCTTTTCGTTTTAACAAAAACCAATTAAAATACACATATGATCTGATTTGAACCCTCACCAATTAGATTActaaaaccttaaatttatcactcaaccaaattttcatttaaatatattttatatacttttgttTTAATATACTCAATTTATTATCTACATTGGTTGTATAACTAGTTTCAaatcatatatttcattattttttgtatgttatttttaaacaagtatttatgttttaaatttgtgGTTTCCACACGCATACGCATGTGATAGATTTTCTAGTATAGATTAATAATATTGTTAATTGAGTTTGTATCACAAGTCAACTCGACACTAACTTACAGTAGTTGACAAAACCATTGTAGACACCTAAGTTTGTTCGGATGGTTTAATTTTGAGTTAGTCGGgttttaaatttttagaaaacGGCTTATTTGGGCTCTTTGAAATAAGTCAGAATTTAATGTAAATTTGGAACtattgatttaattttaaaataaaaatttaaaagttggtttggaaatgggaatcataatttggaatttgtttgatttaaaattggattatatttattttagtttCAATTAATTTTGAGACTGATTTTAAATAATTCCGATTTAAAAGAATATAGTAATTATAgattaattttcaaataaaattattttttaaaataattttaaattattattttgaacttGAATTATCTTTAAATCCAATTTAaagatttaatttatttttggtcCAAAAGTCAATCATTTTCTTAGGTTCAAATTAGGATCAAAATTGAGTTCAAAGCCCAAGTCTGAGTGATGCCCAAATGTGTGGAACCTAAGTTGTTTTTAGGGTTTCAAAACCCTGCCTTAACCTGAAAGGAAAAGATTATAAGAAATCAAGATATTAAATGTGATACTTTAGCTTCAAGCAAAAGTATAAAAAGGGGATGAACCGACACATGAGGGGAGATGGGGAAAGAGATGAAAGCACCAAAACGACACAGTAAATACTGCTCAAAATCGTAGGTCCTTAACCTATAATTTTCCCATAGTTTCCTTCTCTCTTTCATGGCTTttttacataaataatataaaaaatataattacacAAATGGTAAGAGAAacagattaattacgaaaataggCATATGTTACAGTATTCCTCTGATGCCGCCTAACATATTGGCGGTATCAAATTGAAATGTGATAAACTAAAATATTCAAGGACCTGATATATAAATTCCCATTTAGATTGACTTCTTCAAAAAGCTTAAATATGGTTAATTGCCTTGTAAACactccttttttattattttctttttatttcccttcaattggaaataaattttatttatttcacaaaaaTAATACTTTTGTTCAAATTATGTCCGACATAGAACTTAATGGTATTCATAATAGTTTTCTTTCACTCAAATTATATTTGgtattaattttgatttttggtattGTTTTCATTTATTACCTCCATCGTATATCTATCTATACTTCTATACTATTTATTAAACACCTAATTGAATTAGTGTCACCCATCACGTCACCAACTCAATCAAGAAATTATGAAATTGTCCTtcgtaattaaaaaattatattatttagggtatttt is part of the Gossypium arboreum isolate Shixiya-1 chromosome 5, ASM2569848v2, whole genome shotgun sequence genome and harbors:
- the LOC108464923 gene encoding axial regulator YABBY 5-like isoform X2 — protein: MSSFNNSAPEQLCYIPCNLCNIILAVNVPCSCLFETVTVRCGQCTNLCSINMAASFQSRAGKEIQVPNYTSSEYRIELGSSSSKGKNKLPKRPTIMNTTTQERVVNRPPDKRHRAPSLYNQFIKEEIQRIKLNNPDISHREAFSTAAKNWARFPHIHFGLMLETGTQPKLNDDSTEHFQQLLK
- the LOC108464923 gene encoding axial regulator YABBY 5-like isoform X1; this translates as MHSFLFSGVACHGTTNPTFFSLEQNTRMSSFNNSAPEQLCYIPCNLCNIILAVNVPCSCLFETVTVRCGQCTNLCSINMAASFQSRAGKEIQVPNYTSSEYRIELGSSSSKGKNKLPKRPTIMNTTTQERVVNRPPDKRHRAPSLYNQFIKEEIQRIKLNNPDISHREAFSTAAKNWARFPHIHFGLMLETGTQPKLNDDSTEHFQQLLK